CCTCGCGCGTCGCGAACGCGAAGTCGTCCCAGATGTGCGGATCGCCTTCGATGTTGATCTGCGTGGTCAGCTTACGGTATCCGTCCGCGGAAACGAAGAAGTGGATGTGCGCAGGACGGTGGCCGTGGCGGCCGAGCTGATCGAGCAGCTGCTCGGTCTTGCTGCCCGGCGGCACGCTGTAGCCGACCGGCAGCACGCTGCGGAAGCTGTAGCGGCCTTCCGCGTCGGTGCGGATCGAGCGACGCAGGTTGAACGGCGGCTGCGACTGATCGAAATACGAGTAGTTGCCGAGATGGTTCGCATGCCAGACCTCGACGAGCGCGTTCGCGATCGGCGCGCCGTCGCTGCCGAGCACGCGGCCGCGCATCACGAGCGTCTGGCCCGGATCGGTGCCGTCGTCGAGGCGCGCATGGCCGACCGACTCCGGCGCACCGGCGACGTACAGCGGCCCTTCGATCGTACGCGGCGTGCCGCCACGGATGCCGGCCTTCGCCTCGGCCTCGTCCATCCGCACGTCGAGGAAGCGCTCGAAGCCGAGGCCCGCGGCGATCAGGCCGAATTCGCGGCCGGCTTCGTTCAGATAGTTGAGCGCGGTCCAGAACTCGCTCGGCTGCACGTCGAAATCCTCGATCGTGTAGCACAGATCCTTGACGATGCGGTTCACGATCGCGCGCACGCGCGGATTGCCGGGCTTTTCCGCGGCGTCGTCGAAGGTCTTCAGCAGGGCGTCGATTTCTTGTCGGGTCATCTCTGTCTCCGGTTTCGGTTGTCGTATGGAATCAGCGGGCGGTGCGCCGCATCCGCTCGATGCGCGCCCAGTCGAACGCGATGCCGAGGCCCGGCGTCGCCGGCAGATGCAGCTTGAAGTCCTCGTAGCGCAGCGGTTCGACGAGGATTTCCTCGGTCAGCAGCAGCGGGCCGAACAGCTCGGTGCCCCATTTCAGCGAAGCGAACGTGCTGAACAGTTGCGCGGAGGCGATCGTGCCGGCCGCGCCTTCGAGCATCGTGCCGCCGTACAAATCGATGCCGGCGGCCGACGCGATCGCCGCGACCTGCGCGGCGCCTTGCAGCCCGCCCGACTGCGCGATCTTCACGGCGAACACGTCGGCCGCGCGTGTTTGCGCGAGCGCGAACGCGTCGATCGGGCCGTGCAGCGCCTCGTCGGCCATGATCGGCACGTGTGCGAGTTGCGCGAGCCGTTGCAGGCCCGTCCGGTTGCTCGCGGCGATCGGCTGTTCGACGAGGCTCACGCCTGCGTCCGCGAGCCGCGCGCAGGCGCGGATCGCATCGGTTTCCGTCCATGCCTGGTTCACGTCGACGCGCACGTCGCCGCGATCGCCGAGCGCGCGCTTGATCGCGATCACGTGCGCGACGTCGTCGTCGACCGCGTTCGACCCGATCTTGAGCTTGAACGCGCGGTGGCGACGCGCATCGAGCATCGCTTCGGCCTCCGCGATGTCGCGCTTCGTGTCGCCGCTCGCGAGCGTCCACGCGACGTCGACCGCATCGGTCACGCGGCCGCCGAACAACTCGGACAGCGGCACGCCGACGCGGCGTGCCTGCGCATCGAACAGCGCCGTCTCGAGCGCGCATTTCGCGAAGCGATTGCCCTGGAACAGCTTGCGGGCGCGCGCCATCGCGGCGCCCGGACGCGTCGCGTCCATCCCGCGCAGCAGCGGCGCGAAATACGTATCGATGTTGATCTTGATGCTTTCCGGGCTCTCCTCACCGTACGCGAGCCCGCCGATCGTCGTCGCTTCGCCGACGCCTTCGATACCGTCCGTGCATCGTATGCGGACCAGAACGAGCGTCTGGCAGTTCATCGTCGCGACCGAGAGTTTGTGGGGCCGGATCGTCGGTACGTCGACCAGCAGCGTCTCGACGCTTTCGATCGTGGCGGCTGTTGCTATCATGCGATTCCTCCTGTCGGTGCACATGGTAGGAATACGCGCCGGGCCGCGTCCAACACTCTTTCCGACTACTTCCATACCTTCGGAGCATGAAATGGAATTGCGCCAGCTTCGGTACTTCATGGCCGTGGCCGAGGAAATGAACATCACGCGCGCGGCCGAGCGGCTGCACATCACGCAGCCGCCGCTCAGCCGCCAGTTGCAGGCGATCGAGGAGGAACTCGGGCTGCCGCTGTTCGTGCGCGGCGCACGGCCGCTGAAGCTGACCGACGCGGGGCGCGTGTTCTACGCGCAGGCGCGACGCGTCGTCGAGCAGGCCGACGAGCTCGGGCCGCTGACGCGGCGGCTCGCGCAGCTGTCGGAACGGATCGTGATCGGCTTCGTGCCGTCGACGCTGTACGGCGCGCTGCCCGACGTGATCCGCGCGTTTCGCGAGGCGCAGCCGGACGTCGAGCTGTCGCTCGTCGAAATGTTCACGCTCGAGCAACTGGGCGCGCTGAAGGGCGGGCGGATCGACGTCGGCTTCGGGCGGCTGCGCTTCGACGACGACCAGCTCGTGCGCGAAGCGCTGATCGAGGAAAAGCTGATCGCGGCGGTGCCGGTCGGTCATCCGCTCGCCGATCCCGATCGGCCGCTGACGCTCGCGGACCTCGCGAACGAAACGCTGATCGTCTATCCGAGCACGCCGCGGCCGAGCTTCGCGGATCAGCAGTTGTCCGCGCTGCGCGACGGCGCGCTGGTGCCGGCCGCCGTGCACGAGGTGCGCGAACTGCAGACGGCGCTCGGGCTCGTCGCGGCGAAGGTCGGCGTGTCGCTGGTACCGGAGAGCGTGGAGGGCGTGCGCGTGAAGGGCGTGGTCTACCGGCGGCTGCCGGAACCGGTCGCGACGTCGCCGATCATCATGAGCCGCCGGCTGCACGGCGAAAGCGCGGCGACCGCGAAGTTCTGCGCGATCGCGCGCGAGATGATCGTGCCGGCGGGGCACGCCTAGCGGCGGTCGGTCGCTCGATCGATTGGCTCGTAGGTTCGCAACTAACGGCCTATCCCCCGTGCGTCCGCAGGGCGGCGGCGCCTGAGCGCATGAGATGCGTGAGCGCTTGAGCGCGGGCATCCCGGCGCCGGAGCGCGCACCTGCGCTTACGACCGCCCGGCAAGCGTTTCCGAAGGCGATTCGCCGAATCTTTCCCGATACGCGAGCGCGAACCGGCCGAGGTGCGTAAACCCGCAGTCGAGCGCGATGTCGGCGATCCGCCGCTCGGGCGTCGCGCCGAGCAGCAGCTCGCGCGCATGCTCGAGGCGCTTCGCGCGCAGGTATTGCATCGGGCTCGTGCCGCGAAACTGCAGGAACGCGTCGCGCAGCGTGCGCTCCGGCACGTCGGCCGCGCGTACGATGTCGGCGAGCTGCAGCGGCTGCGCGTAGTGCGCATCGACAAATTCCTGCGCGCGCCGCACGAAGCCGGGCACCGGATCGTGGCGCGCCGCCGGCAGCACGGACGGCGGGTGGCCTTCGATCAGCAGATCGATCAGCAGATGCTCGAGCTGCGACGCGACGCGCGGATTCGTCCGCGCGCGTTCGAGCAGGTCCGGCGAGCGCGCGACCAGCATCAGCTGATCGCGCCAGGCGGCGAGCGCCGCGTCGCTGACGTGCAGCACCGGATCGAGCGTCGCACGCGGATCGCCGGTCAGCGTGCGTACCGTCGCCGCGTCGATCCGCAGCACGAACTGCTCGCAATCCGCCGACAGCAGTGCATCGAAGCGTTCGCCCGGCGCGCAGAGCACGCCCGTCTGGGCATCGACGCCGAGCTGCCGCCCCATCGCACGCACGTCCGCGTGG
The sequence above is a segment of the Burkholderia multivorans ATCC BAA-247 genome. Coding sequences within it:
- the catA gene encoding catechol 1,2-dioxygenase, with amino-acid sequence MTRQEIDALLKTFDDAAEKPGNPRVRAIVNRIVKDLCYTIEDFDVQPSEFWTALNYLNEAGREFGLIAAGLGFERFLDVRMDEAEAKAGIRGGTPRTIEGPLYVAGAPESVGHARLDDGTDPGQTLVMRGRVLGSDGAPIANALVEVWHANHLGNYSYFDQSQPPFNLRRSIRTDAEGRYSFRSVLPVGYSVPPGSKTEQLLDQLGRHGHRPAHIHFFVSADGYRKLTTQINIEGDPHIWDDFAFATREGLIPKIRQAEGAEGKPYGIDGPFALIDFDFTLVGARDNVPTTDVERVRAHV
- a CDS encoding muconate/chloromuconate family cycloisomerase gives rise to the protein MIATAATIESVETLLVDVPTIRPHKLSVATMNCQTLVLVRIRCTDGIEGVGEATTIGGLAYGEESPESIKINIDTYFAPLLRGMDATRPGAAMARARKLFQGNRFAKCALETALFDAQARRVGVPLSELFGGRVTDAVDVAWTLASGDTKRDIAEAEAMLDARRHRAFKLKIGSNAVDDDVAHVIAIKRALGDRGDVRVDVNQAWTETDAIRACARLADAGVSLVEQPIAASNRTGLQRLAQLAHVPIMADEALHGPIDAFALAQTRAADVFAVKIAQSGGLQGAAQVAAIASAAGIDLYGGTMLEGAAGTIASAQLFSTFASLKWGTELFGPLLLTEEILVEPLRYEDFKLHLPATPGLGIAFDWARIERMRRTAR
- a CDS encoding LysR family transcriptional regulator, whose translation is MELRQLRYFMAVAEEMNITRAAERLHITQPPLSRQLQAIEEELGLPLFVRGARPLKLTDAGRVFYAQARRVVEQADELGPLTRRLAQLSERIVIGFVPSTLYGALPDVIRAFREAQPDVELSLVEMFTLEQLGALKGGRIDVGFGRLRFDDDQLVREALIEEKLIAAVPVGHPLADPDRPLTLADLANETLIVYPSTPRPSFADQQLSALRDGALVPAAVHEVRELQTALGLVAAKVGVSLVPESVEGVRVKGVVYRRLPEPVATSPIIMSRRLHGESAATAKFCAIAREMIVPAGHA
- the andR gene encoding anthranilate 1,2-dioxygenase regulatory protein AndR, with the protein product MSPTPFEPLALRAHRLFESRDLDETRERISRVMQPHALLPSGRVCGASHMDFVRLGGLGIGTIAFGDAMRVQVDAVDGYYLLMFCLSGHADVRAMGRQLGVDAQTGVLCAPGERFDALLSADCEQFVLRIDAATVRTLTGDPRATLDPVLHVSDAALAAWRDQLMLVARSPDLLERARTNPRVASQLEHLLIDLLIEGHPPSVLPAARHDPVPGFVRRAQEFVDAHYAQPLQLADIVRAADVPERTLRDAFLQFRGTSPMQYLRAKRLEHARELLLGATPERRIADIALDCGFTHLGRFALAYRERFGESPSETLAGRS